GTTGCCGATGTAGCGTACGGGGTCGATCGGCTCGCGCGTGCCGCCGGCCGTCACCACCACGCGCCGCCCGGCGAGCGAGCTTGAGCCCTCCAGCGTGCGGCCTGCGTGCGCGACGATGTCGTCGGGCTCGATCATGCGGCCCGGACCCTCGCCCTCGCCCCACGCCAGCGGGCCCACGGCGGGGCCGGCCAGCCGGTAGCCGAACTCCGCCAGGCGGCGCAGGTTCCTCTGCGTGGCGGGGTGGGCGTACATCCGGTCGTTCATCGCCGGGCAGAGAACGACCGGCGCCTCCGTCGCGAGCAGGACGGCGGCGAGCAGGTCGTCGGCCATGCCACACGCGGCGCGCGCCAGGAAGTTGGCCGTGGCCGGGGCGACCACCACGGCGTGGGCGTCGCGGGCCAGGCGGATGTGGAGGTTGGGATCGCCCTGCGGGTAGAGCGAGGTGTGGACGGGGCGCCCGGTGAGCGCCTCGAACGAGAGGGGGCGCACGAACTCCAGCGCGCCCCCGGTCAGGACCACGTCCACCGCGGCGCCCCCCAGCGTCAGCTCGCGCGCCACGGCGATGGCCTTGTACGCCGCGATCCCCCCGGTGACCCCCAGGACGACGCGGCGCCCGCGGAACGGGCGCCGCGGTGCGCGCGGCGCGGCCACGTGATTACTGGCCCGAGGGGCGCAGGCGCTTCGACAGGTAGAACTCGGCCCGGCCGTCCGCCACCTCTTCCAGCGCGGTGGTGGTGAGCTTTTCGCGCGGCTCGTCGCCGCCGCCGCTCACGGTGGGGTCTTCCATCATCTCGCCGCGGCGCAGCTCGTTGAGGTTGCGCGCCATCTTGGCGGCGACCAGAACGCCGAGGTACTTGCTGCCGGTGTGGCGGGCGGCCTGGCCCGGAGTGACGACTCGCATTGCTCTCTCCCTTGCATCTGAACGGCGCTGGGGACCTGCCCCGGCGTCCGGTGTGACTCTGCTACCCCCGAGCGGCGCCCAGGTACCCTTCGATGTCGCCACACATCCGCGCGATCTCCGCCTGGAGGGCCGGGATGCGGCTCACCCGCCGCGTTTCCGCGAGCAGGATGCGCTCCACTTCGTCGACCGCGTGGCCCAGATCGTCGTTGACCACCGCGAAGTCGAAGTGCGCGGCCTCGCGGATCTCGTCGCGCGCGTTGGCGAGCCGGCGGAGGCGCACCTCCGCGTCCTCGCTTCCCCGCCCCGCCAGCCGCTCCACGAGTGCCTGCCCCGAGGGCGGCAGCACGAAGACGAACACCGCCTCCGGGAGCTTGCGGCGGATCTGCCGCGCGCCCTGGACATCGATGTCCAGGAGGAGGTACTCGCGCCTCGCGACCGCATCGGCCACGTTGCGCAGCGGGGTGCCGTACAGGTTGCCGTGCACCTCGGCCCACTCGATCAGCTCGCCCGCCTCGATCATCCGGCGGAACTCGGCGTGGTCCACGAAGTGGTAGTCCACGCCGTCGCGCTCGCCGGGCCGCGGGGGGCGCGTGGTGGCCGAGACCGAGAACACCACGTCTTTTCGACGTTCGCGGAGCGCCCGCGCGATGGTCGTCTTGCCGGCGCCGGAGGGGGCGGCCAGGACCAGCGGAAAGGTGCGTCCCGCCAGCCCATCCGTCACTCGACGTTCTCCACCTGTTCGCGCAGCCGCTCGATCTCTTCCTTGATGGCGACCACGCGGTGCGAGATCGCCGCGTCGTTGGCCTTGGAGCCGATCGTGTTCGCCTCGCGGTTCATCTCCTGGACGAGGAAGGAGAGACGCTTCCCCACCGCCTCCGCGGCCTCGGCCGCCAGCAGCTCGCGAAAGAGCTCGTTGTGCGAGCGGAAGCGCACCAGCTCCTCGTTGACGTCCCAGCGCTCGGCCAGGTACGCCACCTCCTGCGCCAGCCGGTCCGGATCCACCGCGACCCCGCCGGCCAGCTCCGCGATGGCGGCGCGCAGTCGATCCCGTTCCGCCACCAGCCGCGCAGGCGCCCGCTCCTCCACCACCCGCAACGCCGCGTCGATGGCGCGGAGCCGTCCTTCCAGGTCGTCGTGCAGGCGGCGCCCCTCGTCCTCGCGCATCCCCAGGTTCTGGCGCGCGGCGTCGTCCAGCGCGGCGCGCAGATCCTCGGGCGTGACCTCCACCTGCTCCGCCTCGCCCTCGTCGCGGACGATGACGTCGTTGAAGCGGGTGATCAGCGCCAGGTCCGGCTCGCCCGCCACGCCCAGCCGGGTGCCCATGTCGCGGAAGAGGGCCAGGTACGCCTGCACCCGCTCCTCGTCGATGCGCAGGCCGCGTGCGGCGGCGCTCCCGGCGGGGGGCTCCAGGCGGACGGAGCAGTTGACGTGGCCACGCGCGAAGTGGGCGCGCAGCCACTCGCGAAGCTCCCCTTCCCACCGCGCGAGGGCGTTCGGAAGGCGGAAGTTCACGTTGAGATGACGGTGGTTTACCGTCCGCACCTCCACCCGAAGGGTACCCGCCGCGGTCTCCCGCTCGGCCTCCCCGTACCCCGTCATGCTTCGAATCATAGACGGCGGAAGTTACCCGGAATGCGGTGCGGGAGCAACCCCGAAGAGCGGATCTGCATGTCTCACGCGGAGGCGCGGAGACGCGGAGGGAACAACGGCAAAAGCATCACACAGAGGCCACAGAGGGGACCGCAAGCCACAGAGGACAACCTTTTTAGCTGTTCTCTCTGTGGCTCTGTGGCTTTGTGTGAGCCCGCTGTTGGTCTGCGGAGTTTATGCGCCGTCTTCGAATTTGATACGCACGACGTCGCCCTCGGGAAATGAGGCCCGCACCTCCAGCTCCCCGCCCATCGCGGTGATCGCGCTGCGCAGGGAGCCGATCAGCATGTCGCTCCGCCGCTCCATCCGGGACAGCGCTCCCTGGCTTACCTGAAGCCGGCCGGCGAGTTCGACCTGTGAGAGCTCGCGCATCTCGCGCAGCTTGGGCAGCGTAAGCTCCCTTGGAGGAATCGTCCTCAGCCGCCCGCGAAGCAACTCCCTCAAGCGATCGAAAGCCGCGGACTCGCTCGTGTAGATCTCGTCAGCCCCGGAGTCGAAATCGTCATCAGAGGGGGTGGAGATGCCGAAGCCCACCTCTGGCCGCCATTTGATGGCGACGTGATGTCCTTGTAGCTCCACGTCGAGCCACCAGCTGCCGGATGGGGTCTCGGCGGGGTCCATCGCTAGAGAGGCGGTCGGGAACCGTTCCTGGAGTCGGTTCCTGAGCCGTTCAATCTCGTTCATCGCAACCTCCTCCGGAGAAAGCCAACAGCGGTTTCAGACGGCGTCGCCCCGATCGAGCTGCCAGACACTTCTGCCATCCGCGCCCCGCTTCTGGAAGTGCATGCGACCGTCCAACCCCTGCACCTCGATCGATCCGTTCATACCGACGAATGTGTTGTGCTTTCGGCTGCGGTACCGTACCACCAGCGGATAGCCGGGCACCGGGCGCGCGCTGTCGGGTTGCGGCGGGTAGAGGCGGCCGTCTACCAACCAGTTCTCCGGATCGTACGGGATGGAGGTGAGTTCATCCTCCACCTGGTCGAGGATGGTGGCGAACTGGGCCAGAACCTCCTCCGCGCTGGCCGCATCAGGTACTTCGGCCATCCTGCGGTAGACCTCCGCCAAACGGCTACTCTTCGGAAGTTGCACGCTCTCGCACTCCCGTTATTACTGTGGGGTAATATGCATCACAGTACATGCCTCCGTCAATCACGAGGGGACGCAATGAGGGACCGCACTTAGAAGCGCGGCCCCAACACGTCATCTGACGAACACTATTGTGAAGCGAATGGCTCAAGCGGAGAGAGGCGGAGCCGCGGAG
The Longimicrobium sp. DNA segment above includes these coding regions:
- the coaBC gene encoding bifunctional phosphopantothenoylcysteine decarboxylase/phosphopantothenate--cysteine ligase CoaBC, encoding MAAPRAPRRPFRGRRVVLGVTGGIAAYKAIAVARELTLGGAAVDVVLTGGALEFVRPLSFEALTGRPVHTSLYPQGDPNLHIRLARDAHAVVVAPATANFLARAACGMADDLLAAVLLATEAPVVLCPAMNDRMYAHPATQRNLRRLAEFGYRLAGPAVGPLAWGEGEGPGRMIEPDDIVAHAGRTLEGSSSLAGRRVVVTAGGTREPIDPVRYIGNRSSGRMGYELAAAAWRRGADVLLVSGPSPLPVPTGVELRRIETAEEMRAAVEAALPGADALVMAAAVADFRPAEPAAHKLKKEASGVPELRLEATADVLRATRYARRAGSVVVGFALETADAVENGRRKLLGKALDLLVVNDATEPGAGFEVDTNRVVLLSPDAPDEALPLMHKSEVADHILDRVEGLLARAAVSA
- the rpoZ gene encoding DNA-directed RNA polymerase subunit omega — its product is MRVVTPGQAARHTGSKYLGVLVAAKMARNLNELRRGEMMEDPTVSGGGDEPREKLTTTALEEVADGRAEFYLSKRLRPSGQ
- the gmk gene encoding guanylate kinase; amino-acid sequence: MTDGLAGRTFPLVLAAPSGAGKTTIARALRERRKDVVFSVSATTRPPRPGERDGVDYHFVDHAEFRRMIEAGELIEWAEVHGNLYGTPLRNVADAVARREYLLLDIDVQGARQIRRKLPEAVFVFVLPPSGQALVERLAGRGSEDAEVRLRRLANARDEIREAAHFDFAVVNDDLGHAVDEVERILLAETRRVSRIPALQAEIARMCGDIEGYLGAARG
- a CDS encoding YicC/YloC family endoribonuclease translates to MTGYGEAERETAAGTLRVEVRTVNHRHLNVNFRLPNALARWEGELREWLRAHFARGHVNCSVRLEPPAGSAAARGLRIDEERVQAYLALFRDMGTRLGVAGEPDLALITRFNDVIVRDEGEAEQVEVTPEDLRAALDDAARQNLGMREDEGRRLHDDLEGRLRAIDAALRVVEERAPARLVAERDRLRAAIAELAGGVAVDPDRLAQEVAYLAERWDVNEELVRFRSHNELFRELLAAEAAEAVGKRLSFLVQEMNREANTIGSKANDAAISHRVVAIKEEIERLREQVENVE
- a CDS encoding XRE family transcriptional regulator, producing the protein MNEIERLRNRLQERFPTASLAMDPAETPSGSWWLDVELQGHHVAIKWRPEVGFGISTPSDDDFDSGADEIYTSESAAFDRLRELLRGRLRTIPPRELTLPKLREMRELSQVELAGRLQVSQGALSRMERRSDMLIGSLRSAITAMGGELEVRASFPEGDVVRIKFEDGA